Proteins from one Pseudomonas bijieensis genomic window:
- the phnE gene encoding phosphonate ABC transporter, permease protein PhnE — protein sequence MKRLLNAVMVLCIGSAVVASFVYLGIDLSELGDSGNLHRMGAYAQRFLSPDLSPGHLKAIAHGALETLAMSALGTLLAAVFGLLLALPAAGRFGWPPQSASRLLLNALRAVPELVWAALMVLAAGLGPNAGTLALALHTTGVLGRLFAEALENTPSEPADAIRLQGGNAVLAFCYGTLPNLLPQLLAYVLYRWENNIRMASVLGFVGAGGLGQMLYVSLSLFQEAQGSTVILAMLLLVFAVDTLSSWSRQRWVKA from the coding sequence ATGAAGCGCCTGCTCAACGCGGTCATGGTCCTGTGCATCGGCTCGGCGGTCGTCGCCTCGTTCGTCTACCTGGGCATCGACCTGAGCGAGCTTGGCGACAGCGGTAATCTGCACCGGATGGGGGCTTACGCGCAGCGTTTTCTCAGTCCGGACTTGAGCCCGGGTCATCTGAAGGCGATCGCTCACGGCGCCCTGGAAACCCTTGCCATGTCGGCCCTTGGCACCCTGCTCGCGGCGGTGTTTGGCCTACTTTTGGCCCTGCCTGCGGCCGGTCGCTTCGGCTGGCCCCCGCAGAGCGCTTCGCGCCTGCTGCTCAATGCCTTGCGCGCCGTTCCAGAACTGGTGTGGGCCGCACTGATGGTCCTGGCCGCCGGGCTCGGCCCCAATGCCGGCACCCTGGCCTTGGCCCTGCACACCACCGGCGTGCTCGGCCGGCTGTTCGCCGAGGCATTGGAAAATACCCCTTCCGAACCGGCCGACGCGATCCGCCTGCAAGGCGGCAATGCCGTATTGGCGTTCTGCTACGGCACGCTGCCCAACCTTCTGCCTCAACTGCTGGCCTATGTCCTGTACCGCTGGGAAAACAACATACGCATGGCCAGCGTGCTCGGCTTCGTCGGCGCCGGCGGCTTAGGGCAAATGCTCTACGTCAGCCTCAGCCTGTTCCAGGAAGCACAGGGCAGCACGGTGATCCTGGCGATGTTGCTACTGGTGTTCGCGGTCGATACGTTGAGTAGCTGGAGTCGCCAGCGCTGGGTCAAGGCTTGA
- a CDS encoding saccharopine dehydrogenase family protein produces the protein MKKNVLIIGAGGVAKVVAHKCAQHNDELGRIAIASRNISKCQAIIDSVKAKGSLKQPADIKAFALNALDVEATKALIRETESQIVINVGSAFLNMSVLRACIDTGVAYLDTAIHEEPGKVCETPPWYGNYEWNHLQECQEKNITAILGVGFDPGVVNAYAALAQQQHFDRIDSIDILDVNAGSHGKYFATNFDPEINFREFTGQVWSWQDSQWTSNTMFEVKRTDDLPVVGSQNLYLTGHDEVHSLSKNLDVPNVRFWMSFGEHYINVFTVLKNLGLLSEQPVKTAEGLEVVPLKVVKAVLPDPSSLAPGYTGKTCIGDLVKGTKNGQPREMFIYNVADHEEAYAETDSQGISYTAGVPPVAAALLVARGEWDVQRMVNVEELPAEAFLEALDVMGLPTRIKDEHGDRPWNQNA, from the coding sequence TTGAAGAAGAACGTACTTATCATTGGTGCAGGAGGTGTCGCCAAGGTGGTGGCCCACAAGTGCGCGCAGCACAACGACGAACTCGGTCGTATTGCTATCGCGTCGCGCAACATCTCCAAATGCCAGGCCATCATCGACAGCGTCAAGGCCAAGGGTAGCCTCAAGCAACCCGCCGACATCAAGGCCTTTGCACTGAACGCTCTGGATGTCGAAGCGACCAAGGCGCTGATTCGCGAAACCGAGTCGCAGATCGTCATCAACGTCGGCTCTGCCTTCCTCAACATGTCGGTGCTGCGTGCCTGCATCGATACCGGCGTGGCCTACCTGGACACCGCCATCCACGAAGAACCGGGCAAGGTCTGCGAGACGCCGCCCTGGTACGGCAACTACGAGTGGAACCACCTCCAGGAGTGCCAGGAGAAGAACATCACCGCCATTCTCGGCGTGGGTTTCGACCCGGGTGTAGTCAATGCCTATGCGGCACTGGCGCAGCAACAGCATTTCGACCGCATTGATTCGATCGACATCCTCGACGTCAATGCTGGCTCCCATGGCAAATATTTCGCCACCAATTTCGATCCGGAAATCAATTTCCGCGAATTCACCGGACAGGTGTGGAGCTGGCAGGACAGCCAGTGGACCAGCAACACCATGTTCGAAGTCAAGCGCACCGATGACCTGCCGGTTGTCGGCTCGCAGAACCTGTACCTGACCGGCCACGACGAAGTGCATTCGCTGTCGAAGAACCTCGATGTGCCCAACGTGCGTTTCTGGATGAGCTTCGGCGAGCACTACATCAATGTGTTCACCGTACTCAAGAACCTCGGCCTGCTCTCCGAGCAACCGGTCAAGACCGCCGAAGGCCTGGAAGTCGTGCCACTGAAAGTGGTCAAGGCCGTGCTGCCTGATCCGAGTTCGCTGGCACCGGGCTACACCGGCAAGACCTGCATCGGCGACCTGGTCAAGGGCACCAAGAATGGCCAGCCGCGCGAGATGTTCATCTACAACGTGGCCGACCACGAGGAGGCCTACGCCGAAACCGACAGCCAGGGCATTTCCTATACCGCAGGCGTGCCACCTGTGGCCGCGGCCTTGCTGGTAGCCCGTGGCGAGTGGGACGTGCAGCGCATGGTCAACGTCGAGGAGCTGCCTGCCGAGGCGTTCCTCGAAGCGCTGGATGTGATGGGCTTGCCGACGCGCATCAAGGACGAGCATGGAGACCGTCCCTGGAACCAGAACGCCTGA
- a CDS encoding NADPH-dependent F420 reductase — protein MTTIGIIGAGEVGSHIARAAIANGYQVVIANSRGPETLESLIETLGPSARAATAAGAAMAGDFVVVAVPLKVVNDMPVEALAGKVVLDTNNYMIWRDGHIPLIDSGEKTVHELRQEQLPTSKVVKAFTHIQAPRIITWGQPAGTAERLALAVSSDFPEAVALVTRLYDQFGFDTVDSSPLSQSWRNAPGQPAWKQERQIRLELMANLAAARHPSSLDPALATPATQRIDREHQ, from the coding sequence ATGACGACCATCGGCATCATCGGCGCAGGCGAGGTGGGTAGCCACATCGCACGCGCGGCCATCGCGAACGGCTATCAGGTCGTGATTGCCAATTCGCGCGGCCCCGAGACCCTGGAGAGCCTGATTGAGACGCTGGGTCCGTCAGCGCGCGCAGCCACTGCTGCGGGCGCTGCGATGGCGGGCGATTTCGTCGTCGTGGCGGTTCCACTCAAGGTCGTCAATGACATGCCGGTGGAAGCGCTTGCGGGGAAGGTCGTGCTCGATACGAACAACTACATGATATGGCGGGATGGGCATATCCCGCTCATCGATTCCGGCGAAAAGACCGTCCACGAACTCCGTCAGGAGCAACTCCCCACTTCCAAGGTGGTCAAGGCCTTCACTCATATCCAGGCGCCCCGGATCATCACTTGGGGCCAGCCCGCTGGCACCGCCGAGCGCCTGGCCCTGGCGGTTTCGAGTGATTTTCCCGAGGCGGTGGCACTCGTGACGCGACTGTACGACCAATTCGGTTTCGACACTGTCGACAGCAGCCCGCTTAGTCAATCCTGGCGCAACGCTCCCGGCCAACCCGCATGGAAGCAAGAGCGCCAGATCCGGCTCGAGCTTATGGCCAACCTGGCCGCTGCGCGACACCCGTCAAGCCTTGACCCAGCGCTGGCGACTCCAGCTACTCAACGTATCGACCGCGAACACCAGTAG
- a CDS encoding DUF1810 domain-containing protein — MTESLERFVQAQASTYDRALLELRRGRKEGHWMWFIFPQLRGLGVSENATYYGLRGMEETREYLHHPLLGPRLERATRVVLDSEVALEQLLGALDTMKFASCMTLFAAAAGEHSVYAQALDGGVRVDSRTLELLKEPEGKN; from the coding sequence GCTGGAGCGTTTTGTCCAGGCGCAAGCGTCAACCTATGATCGCGCCTTGCTTGAGTTACGGCGTGGACGCAAGGAAGGCCACTGGATGTGGTTCATCTTTCCCCAATTACGCGGCCTGGGTGTCAGTGAGAACGCCACCTACTATGGCCTGCGCGGCATGGAGGAGACACGCGAGTATTTGCATCACCCGCTTTTGGGACCGCGACTTGAGCGCGCGACCCGTGTCGTACTGGACTCGGAAGTCGCTCTAGAGCAACTCCTGGGAGCACTGGATACCATGAAGTTCGCATCCTGCATGACGCTTTTTGCGGCGGCCGCGGGCGAGCATTCCGTGTATGCCCAGGCGTTGGATGGTGGGGTGCGTGTCGACTCGAGGACACTGGAGTTACTTAAGGAGCCAGAGGGAAAAAACTAA
- a CDS encoding phosphonate ABC transporter ATP-binding protein translates to MTLQLTQVSVTHANGVQALRGIDLHIGTGEQVAVIGPSGAGKSSLLNLLATALRPGSGELQLLGERAWQLSARQRQRLRARIGLVHQAPPLPPRQRVVTAVLAGKLGQWGIGKSLLNLLHPLDIPGARAALARLDLGDKLFAQCQQLSGGQLQRVGIARVLYQAPEVLLADEPVSAMDPVLAEHTLSVLCRHAREHNVTLVASLHAVELALAHFSRVIGLRDGQILFDLPTEAVDRPLLDTLYANEQLQSSPTPLPPSSVQIPRC, encoded by the coding sequence ATGACCCTGCAACTGACCCAGGTCAGCGTTACCCATGCCAACGGTGTCCAGGCGCTGCGGGGCATAGACCTGCACATCGGCACGGGCGAACAGGTCGCGGTCATCGGCCCGTCCGGCGCAGGCAAGTCGAGCCTGCTCAACCTGCTCGCCACCGCTCTGCGCCCGGGTAGCGGCGAGCTGCAACTGCTCGGCGAGCGCGCCTGGCAACTGTCTGCCCGCCAGCGTCAGCGCCTGCGCGCGCGTATCGGCCTGGTCCACCAAGCGCCGCCCCTGCCGCCACGCCAACGCGTGGTCACCGCAGTCCTGGCCGGAAAACTCGGTCAGTGGGGCATCGGCAAAAGCCTGTTGAACCTGCTGCATCCGCTGGATATTCCAGGCGCCAGGGCGGCGCTGGCCCGGCTGGACCTGGGTGACAAGTTGTTCGCGCAATGCCAGCAGCTGTCCGGCGGACAGTTGCAACGCGTTGGCATTGCCCGGGTGTTGTATCAGGCGCCGGAGGTGTTGCTGGCCGACGAACCGGTCTCGGCCATGGACCCGGTTTTAGCCGAGCACACGCTTTCGGTGCTCTGTCGCCACGCCCGGGAGCACAACGTTACCCTGGTTGCCAGCCTGCACGCGGTGGAACTGGCCTTGGCGCACTTTTCCCGGGTCATCGGCCTGCGTGATGGGCAGATCCTGTTCGACCTGCCAACCGAGGCGGTCGACCGTCCGTTGCTCGACACGCTCTACGCCAACGAACAGCTGCAGTCTTCGCCAACGCCCCTCCCGCCCTCGAGCGTGCAGATCCCCCGATGCTGA
- the phnE gene encoding phosphonate ABC transporter, permease protein PhnE: MLTRDTRDPASRPRLLLSLLALVLLWPGIQFSELDLRVLVTSDSQSEMGRFVAAFWPPAHGDEFIELLWQATLQTLAIATAGMALALLLAVPASLLASRALSLSAASRAGHPGYWGQLLRWPVRGLLIFLRSVPEIVWALLFVRAVGLGPTAGVLAIAITYSGMLGKVYAEIYESVDQRPAHALLQSGSSRLAAFCYGILPNVAAELLSYTVYRWECAIRASVVMGFVGAGGLGQQMDLSLRMFAGGEVASLLLTFLMLVLLADQLSRLLRWRLA; this comes from the coding sequence ATGCTGACACGCGATACCCGAGACCCCGCCAGCCGCCCTCGCCTGCTGCTCAGCCTGCTGGCCCTTGTCCTGCTCTGGCCCGGCATCCAGTTCAGCGAATTGGACCTCCGAGTGCTGGTCACCAGCGACAGCCAGAGCGAAATGGGCCGGTTTGTAGCGGCCTTCTGGCCTCCCGCCCATGGCGACGAATTCATCGAACTGCTGTGGCAGGCCACCTTGCAGACACTGGCTATCGCCACGGCCGGCATGGCCCTGGCTTTGCTGTTGGCGGTGCCCGCAAGCCTGTTGGCCAGCCGCGCCCTGTCACTGTCGGCGGCCTCCCGTGCCGGGCATCCGGGTTATTGGGGGCAACTGCTGCGTTGGCCAGTACGCGGCCTGCTGATCTTCCTGCGCAGCGTCCCGGAAATCGTCTGGGCCTTGCTCTTCGTACGCGCCGTCGGCCTCGGCCCCACCGCCGGCGTACTGGCGATCGCCATCACCTACAGCGGCATGCTGGGCAAGGTCTACGCGGAAATCTACGAGTCGGTCGACCAGCGCCCGGCCCACGCACTCTTGCAGTCCGGCAGCAGCCGGCTCGCGGCCTTCTGCTACGGGATCCTGCCCAATGTCGCGGCGGAACTGCTGTCCTATACGGTGTATCGCTGGGAATGCGCCATCCGCGCCTCGGTGGTGATGGGGTTCGTCGGTGCCGGAGGCCTGGGCCAGCAAATGGATTTGTCGTTGCGAATGTTCGCCGGCGGTGAAGTGGCCAGCCTGCTGCTGACGTTCCTGATGCTGGTGCTGCTCGCCGATCAACTCAGCCGCCTGCTGCGCTGGAGGCTGGCATGA
- a CDS encoding carboxynorspermidine decarboxylase, which translates to MIKTPYYLIDKQKLLANMQKIAYVREQSGAKALLALKCFATWSVFDLMQQYMDGTTSSSLYELKLGRQKFAGETHAYSVAWADDEIEEMLANCDKIIFNSIGQLQRYTEASAGKVRGLRVNPQVSSSDYLLADPARPFSRLGEWDPVKVEQVIEHISGFMFHNNCENGDFGLFDQMLGTIEERFGHLLHKVEWVSLGGGIHFTGEGYALDAFCARLKAFSQKYGVQVYLEPGEAAITQSASLEVTVLDTLYNGKHLAVVDSSIEAHMLDLLIYRLNAKLAPSEGEHTYMVCGKSCLAGDIFGEYQFDRPLSIGDRLSFIDAAGYTMVKKNWFNGLKMPSIVVKQLDGSVEVVREFVYDDYLSSLS; encoded by the coding sequence ATGATCAAAACGCCGTACTACCTCATCGATAAACAAAAGCTGCTGGCGAACATGCAGAAGATCGCCTATGTGCGTGAGCAGTCCGGGGCCAAGGCCTTGCTGGCGCTCAAGTGCTTCGCCACCTGGTCGGTGTTCGACCTGATGCAGCAGTACATGGACGGCACCACGTCGTCGTCGCTCTACGAACTCAAGCTCGGCCGGCAGAAGTTCGCTGGCGAGACCCACGCCTACAGCGTGGCCTGGGCCGACGACGAGATCGAGGAGATGCTCGCCAACTGCGACAAGATCATCTTCAACTCCATCGGCCAGTTGCAGCGTTACACCGAGGCATCTGCCGGCAAGGTCCGTGGCCTGCGGGTCAATCCGCAAGTGAGCAGCTCCGATTACCTGCTGGCGGACCCGGCGCGACCGTTCAGCCGCCTGGGCGAATGGGATCCGGTGAAAGTCGAGCAAGTCATCGAGCATATCTCCGGCTTCATGTTCCACAACAACTGCGAGAACGGCGATTTCGGTTTGTTCGACCAGATGCTGGGCACTATCGAAGAGCGCTTTGGTCACTTGCTGCATAAGGTCGAGTGGGTCAGCCTCGGTGGCGGCATCCATTTCACCGGTGAGGGCTACGCCCTGGATGCCTTCTGCGCACGGCTCAAGGCCTTCTCGCAAAAGTATGGCGTGCAGGTCTACCTGGAGCCGGGCGAGGCCGCGATCACCCAGAGTGCGTCGCTGGAGGTCACCGTGCTCGACACGCTCTACAACGGCAAGCACCTGGCCGTGGTGGACAGCTCCATCGAGGCGCACATGCTCGACCTGCTGATCTACCGCCTGAACGCCAAACTGGCGCCGAGCGAGGGCGAACACACCTATATGGTGTGTGGCAAATCCTGCCTGGCCGGAGACATTTTCGGCGAGTACCAATTCGATCGTCCGCTGTCCATCGGCGATCGGCTGTCGTTCATCGACGCGGCGGGCTACACCATGGTCAAGAAAAACTGGTTCAACGGTCTGAAAATGCCGTCCATCGTAGTGAAGCAACTCGACGGCAGCGTCGAGGTGGTTCGCGAGTTTGTTTACGACGACTATTTGTCCAGCCTCTCTTGA
- a CDS encoding Ppx/GppA family phosphatase, with protein MKGDAPLFAAIDLGSNAFRLMIGQSVKRNRRLVIQEVKTLREPVRLAEGLQAGALDELALDRGWQALARFGKKLRGFEATRVRAVATSAVREAANAQLFLASAERHLGFRIDVLSGHEEARLVYAGVAHTVPGVERTRLVVDIGGGSTELILGQGAQPLSTESIAIGSGTFGARYFPGGCITAQALLEAERVATQQFEKVAAGYRAQGWQQAIGSSGTARMLAKVLKANGLNDFGQGGITYGGLLRLSLKLLDVAHLNQLRLAGLQSHRLGILPGGLAIMLAAFKTFGISNMIASEPGLRFGVLHGLMHQH; from the coding sequence ATGAAAGGCGACGCCCCTCTGTTCGCGGCCATTGACCTGGGCTCCAATGCGTTTCGCCTGATGATTGGTCAGTCGGTAAAGCGTAATCGACGCCTGGTGATCCAGGAGGTGAAAACCCTGCGCGAGCCGGTCCGCTTGGCAGAGGGCCTGCAGGCTGGGGCTCTGGACGAGCTGGCGCTGGATCGGGGTTGGCAGGCCCTGGCCCGATTTGGCAAAAAGCTGCGTGGCTTTGAAGCCACAAGGGTGCGGGCAGTGGCGACCAGTGCCGTGCGCGAAGCGGCCAATGCCCAGTTGTTCCTGGCCAGTGCCGAGCGGCACCTGGGGTTTCGGATCGATGTGCTGTCCGGTCATGAAGAAGCCCGGCTGGTGTATGCCGGTGTTGCCCATACGGTGCCCGGTGTCGAGCGTACGCGGCTGGTGGTGGACATCGGCGGTGGCTCGACCGAACTGATTCTGGGGCAGGGCGCTCAACCGTTGTCGACGGAAAGCATCGCCATCGGCAGCGGCACCTTTGGCGCACGTTACTTTCCGGGTGGCTGCATTACCGCCCAAGCCTTGTTGGAGGCTGAGCGAGTGGCTACCCAGCAGTTTGAAAAAGTGGCGGCTGGTTATCGCGCGCAGGGCTGGCAGCAGGCGATCGGCTCTTCCGGTACTGCGCGGATGTTGGCCAAGGTGCTCAAGGCCAATGGTCTCAACGACTTTGGACAAGGCGGTATCACCTACGGTGGGTTGTTGCGTTTGTCGTTGAAGCTGCTGGACGTCGCTCATCTCAACCAGCTCAGGTTGGCCGGCTTGCAAAGCCATCGCCTGGGCATCTTGCCCGGTGGCCTGGCTATCATGCTGGCGGCCTTCAAGACTTTCGGTATCTCGAACATGATCGCTTCCGAACCGGGCCTGAGGTTCGGCGTTCTTCATGGCCTGATGCATCAGCACTGA
- a CDS encoding GNAT family N-acetyltransferase has protein sequence MQPFRIRELEITDVQALLAFEIHNRAWFESQIDARDPAFYSLTGVTDHIESYLADFAAGAWHPFVIEDASGRIVGRANLKGIDVPHGCAEVGYRIDQRVCGQGLATLALKHLIQEAQMRWGLTGLVAYVYENNVGSKKVLERCGFVPGALSGSEEVEGGRRFALSI, from the coding sequence GTGCAACCCTTCAGGATTCGCGAGCTGGAAATCACCGATGTGCAAGCGCTGCTGGCTTTCGAAATCCATAACCGTGCATGGTTCGAGTCGCAGATCGATGCACGGGACCCTGCCTTTTATTCATTGACGGGCGTAACCGATCACATTGAAAGTTATCTGGCCGATTTTGCCGCGGGCGCCTGGCACCCGTTTGTCATCGAAGATGCCAGCGGAAGAATAGTGGGGCGGGCGAATTTGAAAGGCATCGATGTACCACACGGTTGTGCCGAGGTGGGTTATCGCATTGATCAACGCGTTTGCGGGCAAGGGCTGGCAACGCTGGCCCTGAAACACCTGATTCAGGAAGCACAGATGCGTTGGGGGCTTACGGGGCTGGTGGCTTATGTCTATGAGAACAACGTCGGCTCAAAGAAGGTCCTTGAGCGGTGCGGGTTTGTGCCTGGAGCGCTGTCGGGTAGCGAGGAAGTCGAGGGCGGACGCCGCTTTGCGCTGTCGATCTAG
- a CDS encoding putative selenate ABC transporter substrate-binding protein, with protein sequence MLKRSLALAVGVALSVCSLLTQAADTLKVSAIPDEAPTELLRKFKPLGAYLEQQTGMKVEFVPVSDYPAVVEALATDRIDMAWLGGFTFVQARLKTGNAIPLVQREQDAQFTSKFITADPAVKSLADLKGKTFAFGSVSSTSGSLMPRYFMLKDGIKPESYFSRVGYSGAHDATVAWVQAGKVDAGVLNASVWEKLVAAGKVDTTKVKVFATTPAYFDYNWTVRGTLDPALAAKIKAAFLALDPANPKDKEILDLQAASRFIETKPENYKGIEEAARAAELLK encoded by the coding sequence ATGCTCAAGCGTTCCCTGGCATTGGCCGTCGGCGTTGCCCTGTCTGTTTGCAGCCTGCTGACCCAGGCCGCCGATACCCTGAAAGTCAGTGCGATTCCCGATGAGGCCCCGACCGAGTTGCTGCGCAAGTTCAAGCCGCTGGGTGCCTATCTGGAACAGCAAACCGGCATGAAAGTCGAGTTCGTCCCCGTCAGCGACTACCCGGCCGTGGTCGAGGCGCTGGCCACTGACCGGATCGACATGGCCTGGCTGGGTGGCTTCACCTTCGTGCAGGCACGCCTGAAAACCGGCAACGCCATCCCGCTGGTACAGCGCGAACAGGATGCCCAGTTCACCAGTAAATTCATCACCGCCGACCCGGCCGTCAAATCCCTCGCCGACCTCAAGGGCAAGACCTTCGCCTTCGGCTCGGTGTCGTCGACTTCCGGCAGTCTCATGCCGCGCTATTTCATGCTCAAGGACGGCATCAAGCCGGAAAGCTATTTCAGCCGCGTGGGCTACTCGGGCGCCCATGACGCCACCGTCGCCTGGGTCCAGGCCGGCAAGGTGGACGCTGGGGTGCTGAACGCCAGCGTCTGGGAAAAACTGGTGGCGGCCGGCAAGGTCGACACGACCAAGGTCAAGGTCTTCGCCACCACCCCCGCCTATTTCGACTACAACTGGACGGTGCGCGGCACCCTCGACCCAGCGTTGGCGGCCAAGATCAAGGCAGCTTTCCTGGCACTCGATCCGGCCAACCCGAAAGACAAGGAAATCCTCGACCTGCAGGCCGCCAGTCGCTTCATCGAAACCAAGCCTGAGAACTACAAGGGCATCGAGGAAGCCGCACGCGCCGCCGAACTGCTCAAATGA